From a region of the Myxococcus guangdongensis genome:
- a CDS encoding winged helix-turn-helix domain-containing protein: MTRTSAPRGLGPPAVFVGRKQELQRLSSLLRRVRTGVVYGLPGVGKSALVAAVAARHRGPVVHRRIAPGDALDSVVDDARRLLREAPVAQALSDDARLEDLARELDARGALFVLDDLHVLAREERVALVEGLGGRLRKGALLATSREELPRQATSPDRIELRLDGLPESAARLLWRQLDTLYGAREGFAAAWARSRGVPFLLRRAHANDADVEEPVRAALSSLPPDERHVAAVLALSELPLPASALVDVLPDGGAGEALRRLSARLLVETDARGRHGVHDLVREAFQSLLDAEESRAAHEALLTLLSREPLPEVVRVRAMSRHLQALGRHEERRAFIVGEAEALVRQGAAGELLTLLGSLPPALFTPEVGLARARAQVRLLDLRRAYEELSVLRASLGEDGDAGLREQVGTVLVRVALFSLELDACERTLQSMPMPRDAEVFLQQLLAWAALRFFQGRLDESLEMLDAACSASEDRRVLGWGAYARALMCWIEGRDDGLEEPLNQCLSLLEGAPLNSRGPLVAAMSAGILSRLGRFAQAEAALAGAREKLGQLGAPRLALELDCIAALVRGERGERRASLAGLRETSARAQQGGYLFIHHLSRVCAGRMLLELGRRAEGLALLDEAAADARARGAEGLARAAESARAADVLRQVERPSVVEPREVRPGMAARQRALAALASATAGDSVRAEGLLASLEPLARGEDFALERALAHLSRALLHRLAERAAESRASLEAAARSAAEGEADPELIPELARTLASLRVVTSAGSRLAVEAPVAASDGVVLDARHHELRAGARSVSLAKRVLPRRLLYALARRPGRTLPKEDCVRAMWEAAYDPRLHDNALRVHVRHLREMLEGTGARLVFEDPGYRLEVPPGFAFVRDEPGAS, from the coding sequence ATGACGAGGACGTCCGCGCCGCGAGGACTGGGGCCGCCCGCCGTCTTCGTCGGGCGCAAGCAGGAGCTCCAGCGGCTGAGCAGTCTGCTGCGCCGCGTGCGCACGGGGGTCGTCTACGGCCTGCCAGGGGTGGGCAAGTCCGCGCTGGTGGCCGCGGTGGCGGCGCGTCATCGGGGGCCGGTGGTCCACCGACGCATCGCTCCGGGGGACGCGCTGGACTCGGTGGTGGACGACGCGCGCCGGCTCTTGCGCGAGGCGCCCGTGGCGCAGGCGTTGTCGGACGACGCGCGCCTGGAGGACCTGGCCCGGGAGCTGGACGCGCGCGGGGCGCTGTTCGTGTTGGATGACCTGCACGTGCTCGCGCGCGAGGAGCGCGTGGCGTTGGTGGAGGGGCTCGGCGGTCGGCTGCGAAAGGGCGCGCTGCTGGCCACCTCTCGCGAGGAGCTCCCGCGCCAGGCCACGAGCCCGGACCGCATCGAGCTGCGATTGGATGGACTGCCCGAGTCCGCGGCGCGGCTGCTGTGGCGTCAGCTGGACACGCTGTATGGCGCGCGCGAGGGCTTCGCGGCGGCCTGGGCCCGCTCCCGGGGCGTGCCGTTCCTGCTGCGCCGCGCGCACGCGAACGACGCGGACGTGGAGGAGCCGGTGCGCGCGGCGCTCTCGTCGCTGCCGCCGGATGAGCGGCATGTCGCCGCGGTGCTCGCGTTGTCGGAGCTGCCGCTGCCCGCCTCCGCGCTCGTCGACGTGCTGCCGGACGGTGGCGCGGGTGAGGCGCTGCGGCGACTGTCGGCCCGGCTCCTCGTCGAGACGGATGCGCGGGGCCGCCATGGCGTGCACGACCTGGTGCGCGAGGCGTTCCAGTCGCTGCTCGACGCCGAGGAGTCGCGCGCGGCGCACGAGGCGCTGCTCACGCTGCTGTCCCGCGAGCCGCTGCCGGAGGTGGTGCGGGTGCGCGCGATGTCCCGACACCTGCAGGCGTTGGGACGGCACGAGGAGCGTCGGGCCTTCATCGTCGGGGAGGCGGAGGCGCTCGTGCGACAGGGCGCGGCCGGGGAGCTGCTCACGTTGCTGGGCTCGCTGCCGCCCGCGCTGTTCACGCCCGAGGTGGGGCTGGCGCGGGCCCGCGCCCAGGTGCGCCTGTTGGACCTGCGCCGTGCCTACGAAGAGCTCTCGGTGTTGCGCGCGTCGCTCGGCGAGGACGGGGATGCGGGCCTTCGTGAGCAGGTGGGCACGGTGCTCGTGCGCGTGGCGCTCTTCTCGCTGGAGCTGGACGCGTGCGAGCGGACGCTGCAGTCCATGCCCATGCCACGCGACGCGGAGGTGTTCCTCCAGCAGCTCCTGGCGTGGGCCGCGCTGCGCTTCTTCCAGGGGCGACTGGATGAGTCCCTGGAGATGCTGGACGCGGCGTGCTCCGCGTCCGAGGACCGGCGCGTGCTCGGCTGGGGCGCCTATGCCCGCGCGCTGATGTGTTGGATTGAAGGCCGGGACGACGGACTGGAGGAGCCGCTCAACCAGTGTCTGTCCTTGCTGGAGGGCGCGCCGCTCAACTCACGCGGTCCGCTGGTGGCCGCCATGTCCGCGGGCATCCTCAGCAGGCTCGGCCGCTTCGCTCAGGCGGAGGCAGCGCTCGCGGGCGCGCGGGAGAAGCTGGGCCAGTTGGGTGCGCCGAGGCTGGCGCTGGAGCTCGACTGCATCGCCGCCCTCGTCCGGGGGGAGCGCGGAGAGCGCAGGGCCTCGCTCGCGGGCCTGCGGGAGACGTCGGCGCGCGCGCAGCAGGGCGGCTATCTCTTCATCCACCATCTCTCCCGCGTCTGTGCCGGTCGCATGTTGCTGGAGCTGGGCCGGCGCGCCGAGGGGCTCGCGTTGCTCGACGAGGCCGCGGCGGACGCACGGGCCCGGGGCGCCGAGGGACTGGCCCGCGCCGCCGAGTCCGCCCGCGCCGCCGACGTGCTGAGGCAGGTGGAGCGCCCCTCGGTGGTGGAGCCTCGCGAGGTGCGTCCGGGCATGGCGGCGCGGCAGCGGGCGCTGGCGGCGTTGGCCTCGGCGACGGCGGGTGACAGCGTGCGCGCCGAGGGACTGCTGGCCTCGCTGGAGCCCCTGGCGCGCGGCGAGGACTTCGCCCTGGAGCGCGCGCTGGCGCACCTGTCGCGAGCGCTGCTGCACCGGCTGGCCGAGCGCGCGGCGGAGTCGCGTGCCTCGCTGGAGGCCGCGGCGCGCTCCGCGGCGGAGGGTGAGGCGGACCCGGAGCTGATTCCAGAGCTGGCGCGCACGCTCGCCTCGCTGCGGGTGGTGACCTCCGCCGGCTCGCGTCTGGCCGTCGAGGCGCCCGTCGCCGCGTCGGACGGGGTGGTGCTCGACGCGCGCCATCACGAGCTGCGCGCGGGGGCTCGCTCCGTCTCGCTCGCGAAGCGAGTGCTCCCTCGCCGGCTGCTCTATGCGCTGGCCCGACGCCCGGGCCGCACGCTGCCGAAGGAGGACTGCGTGCGGGCCATGTGGGAAGCGGCCTATGACCCGAGGCTGCACGACAACGCGCTGCGCGTGCACGTGCGTCACCTGCGGGAGATGCTGGAGGGCACCGGCGCGCGGCTGGTGTTCGAGGACCCGGGCTATCGCCTCGAGGTGCCGCCGGGCTTCGCCTTCGTGCGCGACGAGCCCGGCGCGTCCTAG
- a CDS encoding TIGR02452 family protein — MSLKELARQTVRITEQGQYVAPSGRVVQVGDLVERAVSGTVLYRPEDFSGLTPRGLAAGTAPRIEVTGEKTGQAARRLVEEEGLTRVAALNFASARNPGGGFLGGAKAQEEDLSRCSALYPCLLTQREYYDANREERSALYTDHLIYSPDVPFFRDDSLELLERPFLLSVLTAPGPNAGVVLREDPRQRRQLHAVLRARALKVLQVAAHQGHEVLVLGAWGCGVFRNEPAEVAQAFSSALTQLYGAFSRVVFAVYERGGDGPNLRAFQEHFG; from the coding sequence ATGTCGTTGAAGGAGCTTGCGCGCCAGACGGTGCGCATCACGGAGCAGGGGCAGTACGTGGCGCCCTCGGGCCGGGTGGTCCAGGTGGGCGACCTGGTGGAGCGCGCGGTCAGCGGGACGGTGCTCTACCGCCCCGAGGACTTCTCGGGACTGACGCCTCGGGGGCTGGCTGCCGGCACGGCGCCGCGCATCGAGGTGACGGGCGAGAAGACGGGGCAGGCGGCGCGGAGGCTGGTGGAGGAGGAGGGGCTGACGCGCGTCGCGGCGCTCAACTTCGCCTCCGCGAGGAACCCGGGTGGCGGCTTCCTGGGTGGCGCCAAGGCGCAGGAGGAGGACCTGTCGCGCTGCTCGGCGCTCTATCCCTGCCTGCTCACGCAGCGCGAGTACTACGACGCCAACCGCGAGGAGCGCTCGGCGCTGTACACGGACCACCTCATCTATTCGCCGGACGTGCCGTTCTTCCGCGACGACTCGTTGGAGTTGTTGGAGCGGCCCTTCCTGCTCTCGGTTCTCACCGCGCCCGGACCCAACGCGGGGGTGGTGCTGCGAGAGGACCCGCGGCAGCGGCGCCAGCTCCACGCGGTGCTGCGGGCGCGCGCGCTGAAGGTGCTCCAGGTCGCCGCGCATCAGGGGCATGAGGTCCTGGTGCTGGGGGCGTGGGGCTGCGGCGTCTTCCGCAACGAGCCGGCCGAGGTGGCGCAGGCCTTCTCGAGCGCGCTGACGCAGCTGTACGGCGCCTTCTCGCGCGTGGTCTTCGCCGTGTACGAGCGGGGCGGGGACGGGCCGAACCTGCGCGCCTTCCAGGAGCACTTCGGCTGA
- the gstA gene encoding glutathione transferase GstA, which translates to MKLYYTNGACSLSPHIVLREAGLKFDVEKVDLRSKKTETGADYLAVNPKGYVPALVLEDGNVLTEGPAIVQYIADQAPQAKLAPANGTLPRYQLQETLNFISTELHKAFSPLFNPAFPEEGKAIYKERIAQRLKTLDGVLAKQSFLLGEQFTVADAYLFTVLNWAAPMKVDLEPFPAVRAYHARVAERPHVQAALVAEGLKK; encoded by the coding sequence ATGAAGCTCTACTACACGAATGGCGCCTGTTCCCTGTCCCCGCACATCGTCCTGCGTGAGGCGGGCCTGAAGTTCGACGTCGAGAAGGTCGACCTGCGCTCCAAGAAGACGGAGACGGGCGCGGACTACCTCGCCGTCAACCCCAAGGGCTATGTCCCCGCGCTCGTGCTCGAGGACGGCAACGTGCTGACCGAGGGCCCCGCCATCGTCCAGTACATCGCGGACCAGGCGCCCCAGGCCAAGCTGGCCCCGGCCAACGGCACGCTGCCGCGCTACCAGCTCCAGGAGACGCTCAACTTCATCTCCACCGAGCTGCACAAGGCCTTCAGCCCCCTGTTCAACCCGGCGTTCCCGGAGGAGGGCAAGGCCATCTACAAGGAGCGCATCGCGCAGCGCCTGAAGACGCTGGACGGCGTGCTGGCCAAGCAGTCGTTCCTCCTGGGTGAGCAGTTCACCGTCGCGGACGCGTACCTGTTCACCGTGCTGAACTGGGCGGCGCCCATGAAGGTGGACCTGGAGCCGTTCCCGGCCGTGCGCGCCTACCACGCCCGCGTCGCCGAGCGTCCCCACGTGCAGGCGGCCCTGGTGGCCGAAGGCCTCAAGAAGTGA
- a CDS encoding VOC family protein, translated as MNTAFVKLLVTDLPRSLAFYEALGFERTQSEPPFVRLQWAGAADLYLVAPPAQLQLEGRRGMGVLVGIRVEGSGALDELLLRAQAQGAEVEGPTVQPWHTREVVVTDPDGYRLNFIEPA; from the coding sequence GTGAACACGGCGTTCGTCAAGCTGCTCGTCACGGACCTGCCGCGCTCGCTCGCGTTCTACGAGGCGCTCGGCTTCGAGCGCACCCAGTCCGAGCCTCCCTTCGTCCGCCTCCAGTGGGCGGGCGCGGCGGACCTCTACCTCGTCGCGCCGCCGGCGCAGCTCCAGCTGGAAGGACGACGGGGGATGGGCGTGCTCGTGGGCATCCGTGTCGAGGGCTCCGGTGCGCTGGACGAGCTGCTCCTGCGCGCCCAGGCCCAGGGGGCCGAGGTGGAAGGTCCCACCGTGCAGCCCTGGCACACCCGGGAGGTCGTCGTGACCGACCCGGACGGCTACCGGCTCAACTTCATCGAGCCCGCTTGA
- a CDS encoding TetR/AcrR family transcriptional regulator, translating into MGIKERREREKQATRQRILDAARELYGQEGYEAMTMRRVAERIEYSPTAIYVHFKDKAALVRELCTHDFLRFAEVLNKVARVKDPLERLRKMGRAYIEFAREHPTTYRLLFMDRLPAEVGSKSEESLEQDNPEQDAYAFLRKTVQEAKDAGCFKPEHQDVELVSQVVWGGMHGLVALHLVKTQEDPWVDLRPLPRAAELMVELLLEGLTKPSSPAGLKRAR; encoded by the coding sequence ATGGGCATCAAGGAGCGGCGAGAGCGGGAGAAGCAGGCGACGCGGCAGCGCATCCTGGACGCGGCGCGAGAGCTCTATGGCCAGGAGGGCTACGAGGCGATGACCATGCGCCGGGTCGCCGAGCGCATCGAGTACAGCCCCACCGCCATCTACGTCCACTTCAAGGACAAGGCCGCGCTCGTGCGGGAGCTGTGCACGCACGACTTCCTGCGCTTCGCCGAGGTGCTCAACAAGGTCGCCCGGGTGAAGGACCCGCTGGAGCGGCTCAGGAAGATGGGCCGGGCGTACATCGAGTTCGCCCGCGAGCACCCCACCACCTACCGGCTGCTCTTCATGGACCGCCTCCCCGCCGAGGTGGGGTCCAAGTCCGAGGAGTCGCTCGAGCAGGACAACCCGGAGCAGGACGCCTATGCCTTCCTGCGCAAGACGGTGCAGGAGGCGAAGGACGCGGGCTGCTTCAAGCCCGAGCACCAGGACGTGGAGCTGGTGAGCCAGGTGGTGTGGGGCGGGATGCATGGGCTGGTGGCCCTGCACCTGGTGAAGACCCAGGAGGACCCGTGGGTCGACCTGCGCCCGCTGCCCCGCGCGGCGGAGCTGATGGTGGAGCTGTTGCTGGAGGGCCTCACGAAGCCCTCCAGCCCAGCGGGTCTCAAGCGGGCTCGATGA
- a CDS encoding efflux RND transporter permease subunit — translation MRLSTAAVKNPQLTLVVFAMLVALGVSSALSIPRAEDPVFPMPSFTVVAVYPGASPSDLEQLVVDPLEDAFEELDDVKEVSSQMEDGLAQVEIEFESSSDVDDKHAEVLRQVTATRPKLPAGLVRLEVIRHSASNVSVVQLALVGPHVSARELERRADDLSDRLGRVAGVKKAEVFAAAKQEVRVSLDPERLARVGVSLDQVLQALTGANLNIPAGSVDVGTRRFNVKTGSEFTSLEQVRATVVAGGASGVVRVSDVAEVSFRDQDAVHLGRYNGERAAFVGVTQKDGGNVFAVRDAVLEVARAWAEELPPGMRLETGFDQSLQVRRRLGGFAVDFALALALVLVTLLPLGFRASLVVMVSIPLSLALGLAALHHAGFTLNQLSIVGFVIALGLLVDDSIVVVENIARFLRLGRTRVQAAIEGTSQIGLAVLGCTATLVLAFVPLVFLPGTSGQFIRGLPMAVVFTILASLLVSLTVIPLLSSLVLSKDEHPEGNRVLRWLHHGIERVYRPVLHRALTRPVLTLVVAAALFAGSLALVPVVGFSLFPKAGAPMFYVQVETPEGTSLTETDRAVRFVEEVLRRRPEVRSVSANSGRGQPSVYYNVQPSPERPNVGEVFAQLEAYDARETPALLDLLRAELSTYPGARIEVREFEQGPPIEAPVAVRLMGPELEPLRELADRTQRVLESTPGTLYVKNPVQTRRTDLQVEVDREKAGRLGVPAAEVARAVRFGLAGLPAGSFRDEEGDDHPILVRLPLESGAWPALDALERLHVASVTGAQVPLGQVTRVRLEAGPNRITHHEGERSVTVSASVATGFINDNVIQEVMRRVDAEVKPPAGYRLEMAGELKSRQESFDGVSAAGIIAAFGVLAVLVLEFRTFRGALIVASVIPLGLVGGIAALWLTGNTLSFTASIGFIALVGIEVKNSILLVDFTNQLRARGLSVDAAIEQAGETRFLPILLTTLTALGGLLPLALENSSLYSPLAWVIIGGLISSTVLTRVVTPVVYKLLAPEVEPEAEAREPAVSGGSVLSPGGAV, via the coding sequence ATGAGGCTGTCCACGGCGGCCGTGAAGAATCCCCAGCTCACCCTGGTGGTGTTCGCGATGTTGGTGGCGCTGGGGGTCTCCAGCGCGCTCTCCATTCCCCGCGCGGAGGACCCCGTCTTCCCGATGCCGAGCTTCACCGTCGTCGCCGTCTACCCCGGCGCGAGCCCCTCGGACCTCGAGCAGCTCGTGGTGGACCCGCTGGAGGACGCGTTCGAGGAGCTCGACGACGTGAAGGAGGTCTCCAGCCAGATGGAGGATGGGCTGGCGCAGGTGGAGATTGAATTCGAGTCGTCTTCCGACGTGGACGACAAGCACGCGGAGGTGCTGCGGCAGGTCACCGCCACGCGGCCCAAGCTCCCCGCGGGGCTGGTGCGCCTGGAGGTCATCCGCCACAGCGCGTCGAACGTGAGCGTGGTGCAACTGGCGCTGGTGGGCCCGCACGTCTCCGCGCGCGAGCTGGAGCGGCGCGCGGATGACCTCTCGGACCGGCTGGGGCGCGTGGCCGGCGTGAAGAAGGCGGAGGTCTTCGCGGCGGCGAAGCAGGAGGTGCGCGTGTCCCTGGACCCCGAGCGCCTGGCGCGCGTGGGCGTGTCCCTGGACCAGGTGCTCCAGGCGCTCACGGGCGCCAACCTCAACATCCCCGCGGGCAGCGTGGACGTGGGCACGCGCCGCTTCAACGTGAAGACGGGCAGCGAATTCACCTCGCTCGAGCAGGTGCGCGCCACGGTGGTGGCCGGCGGTGCGTCCGGTGTGGTCCGGGTGTCGGACGTGGCCGAGGTGTCGTTCCGAGACCAGGACGCGGTGCACCTGGGCCGCTACAACGGGGAGCGCGCGGCCTTCGTGGGCGTCACGCAGAAGGACGGCGGCAACGTGTTCGCGGTGCGCGACGCGGTGTTGGAGGTGGCCCGGGCGTGGGCGGAGGAGCTGCCGCCAGGGATGCGGCTGGAGACGGGCTTCGACCAGTCGCTCCAGGTGCGCAGGCGGCTGGGCGGCTTCGCGGTGGACTTCGCGCTGGCGCTAGCGCTGGTGCTGGTGACGCTCCTGCCGCTGGGGTTCCGGGCCAGCCTCGTCGTCATGGTCTCCATCCCGTTGTCCCTGGCCCTGGGACTGGCCGCGCTGCACCACGCGGGCTTCACGCTCAACCAGCTCTCCATCGTCGGCTTCGTCATCGCGCTGGGCCTGCTGGTGGATGACAGCATCGTGGTGGTGGAGAACATCGCGCGCTTCCTGCGCCTGGGGCGCACCCGGGTGCAGGCCGCCATCGAGGGGACCTCCCAGATTGGCCTGGCCGTGCTCGGCTGCACCGCCACGCTGGTGCTGGCCTTCGTGCCGTTGGTGTTCCTGCCCGGCACCTCCGGCCAGTTCATCCGGGGCCTGCCCATGGCGGTGGTGTTCACCATCCTCGCGTCGCTGCTGGTGTCTCTCACCGTGATTCCGCTGCTCTCGAGCCTGGTCCTCTCGAAGGACGAGCACCCGGAGGGCAACCGGGTGCTGCGCTGGCTCCACCACGGAATCGAGCGGGTGTATCGGCCCGTGCTCCACCGCGCGCTGACGCGCCCCGTGCTGACGCTGGTGGTGGCGGCGGCGCTCTTCGCGGGCAGCCTCGCGCTGGTGCCCGTGGTGGGCTTCAGCCTCTTCCCCAAGGCCGGCGCGCCCATGTTCTACGTCCAGGTGGAGACGCCCGAGGGCACGAGCCTGACGGAGACGGACCGCGCGGTGCGCTTCGTGGAGGAGGTGCTGCGCCGCCGTCCGGAGGTCCGCTCGGTGTCCGCCAACTCGGGCCGGGGACAGCCGTCCGTCTACTACAACGTCCAGCCCAGCCCCGAGCGCCCCAACGTGGGCGAGGTCTTCGCCCAGCTCGAGGCATACGACGCACGCGAGACACCCGCGCTGCTCGACCTGCTGCGCGCGGAGCTGTCCACGTACCCGGGCGCGCGCATCGAGGTGCGCGAGTTCGAGCAGGGGCCGCCCATCGAGGCGCCGGTGGCGGTGCGGCTGATGGGGCCGGAGCTGGAGCCGCTGCGCGAACTGGCGGACCGGACGCAGCGCGTGCTGGAGAGCACCCCGGGCACCCTCTACGTGAAGAACCCGGTGCAGACGCGCCGCACGGACCTCCAGGTAGAGGTGGACCGGGAGAAGGCCGGGCGGCTGGGCGTGCCCGCGGCGGAGGTGGCGCGCGCGGTGCGCTTCGGGCTGGCGGGGCTTCCCGCGGGCTCCTTCCGGGACGAGGAGGGGGACGACCATCCCATCCTCGTGCGGCTGCCGCTGGAGTCCGGCGCCTGGCCCGCGCTGGACGCGCTGGAGCGGCTGCACGTGGCGAGCGTCACCGGCGCCCAGGTGCCGCTCGGGCAGGTGACGCGGGTGCGGCTGGAGGCGGGCCCCAATCGCATCACCCACCACGAGGGCGAGCGCTCCGTCACCGTCTCCGCCAGCGTGGCCACCGGCTTCATCAACGACAACGTCATCCAGGAGGTGATGCGCCGGGTGGACGCGGAGGTGAAGCCGCCCGCGGGCTATCGCCTGGAGATGGCCGGCGAGCTGAAGAGCCGTCAGGAGAGCTTCGACGGGGTGTCCGCCGCCGGCATCATCGCGGCGTTCGGCGTGCTGGCGGTGCTGGTGCTCGAGTTCCGCACGTTCCGGGGCGCGCTCATCGTGGCGTCGGTGATTCCGCTGGGCCTGGTGGGCGGCATCGCCGCGCTGTGGCTCACCGGGAACACGCTGTCCTTCACCGCCTCCATCGGCTTCATCGCGCTGGTGGGCATCGAGGTGAAGAACAGCATCCTGCTGGTGGACTTCACGAACCAGCTGAGGGCCCGGGGCCTGTCGGTGGACGCGGCCATCGAGCAGGCGGGCGAGACGCGCTTTTTGCCCATCCTGCTCACCACGCTCACGGCGCTGGGTGGACTGCTGCCCCTGGCGCTGGAGAACAGCAGCCTCTACTCACCCCTGGCGTGGGTCATCATCGGCGGGTTGATTTCCTCCACCGTGCTCACCCGCGTGGTGACGCCCGTGGTGTACAAGCTGTTGGCCCCGGAGGTGGAGCCCGAAGCCGAGGCTCGCGAGCCGGCCGTGTCCGGCGGTAGCGTCCTGTCCCCCGGAGGCGCGGTGTAG
- a CDS encoding efflux RND transporter periplasmic adaptor subunit, producing the protein MVRAPSLSVCAAWVSGLAVLLLGLQTVAGCSPPATAAPERASGGEAPVRVRSVVVREEEVVQPVRASGALAAKQESRLSFKLGGIVQQVAVEEGRAVTRGQVLAALDPSEVGPQVAQAREARDKAARDLERARSLFEAEVATRVQLQDATTAFEVAEAGLRVATFQQRQTSLVAPASGRILRRMVEPGEVVSPGQALFVFASAEDGWVVRVELADRDVVRVREGDSAEVFLDAYPGRTFQARVREVASAATQGLGTAEVELELLLSPTAPGAKSTEGTRVDAAPRLLSGLSAKARVFPSERRVLRFVPVEALLEGDGDSASVFVLAEDGQRATRRRVRVAFLSSEDGRAALSEGVEAGARVVTDGVSFLREGQPVAVVEAR; encoded by the coding sequence ATGGTTCGTGCCCCGTCGTTGAGCGTGTGCGCCGCGTGGGTGAGCGGTCTCGCGGTCCTCCTGTTGGGCCTGCAGACGGTGGCGGGGTGTTCGCCTCCGGCCACCGCGGCGCCGGAGCGCGCCTCCGGTGGAGAGGCGCCGGTGCGCGTCCGCTCGGTGGTGGTGCGGGAGGAGGAGGTCGTCCAACCCGTGCGGGCCAGCGGCGCCCTGGCCGCGAAGCAGGAGTCCCGGCTGTCGTTCAAGCTGGGAGGCATCGTCCAGCAGGTCGCCGTGGAGGAGGGGCGCGCGGTGACGCGCGGTCAGGTGCTGGCGGCGCTGGACCCGTCGGAGGTGGGCCCGCAGGTGGCGCAGGCGCGCGAGGCGCGAGACAAGGCGGCGAGGGACCTGGAGCGGGCGCGGAGCCTGTTCGAGGCCGAGGTCGCCACCCGCGTGCAGCTCCAGGACGCCACCACCGCGTTCGAGGTCGCGGAGGCGGGGCTGCGGGTCGCCACCTTCCAGCAGCGTCAGACGAGCCTCGTCGCGCCGGCCTCCGGTCGCATCCTCCGGCGGATGGTGGAGCCCGGCGAGGTGGTGTCGCCCGGACAGGCGCTCTTCGTGTTCGCCAGCGCGGAGGACGGCTGGGTCGTCCGCGTGGAGCTCGCGGACCGTGACGTGGTGCGCGTGAGGGAAGGGGACTCCGCGGAGGTGTTCCTGGATGCCTATCCGGGGCGGACCTTCCAGGCGCGGGTGCGGGAGGTGGCCAGCGCCGCCACGCAGGGACTGGGCACGGCCGAGGTGGAGCTGGAGCTGCTGCTGTCTCCGACAGCTCCGGGCGCCAAGTCCACCGAGGGGACGCGCGTCGACGCCGCGCCGAGGCTCTTGTCCGGGCTCTCCGCCAAGGCGCGCGTCTTCCCCTCGGAGCGGCGGGTGCTGCGCTTCGTCCCCGTGGAGGCGTTGCTGGAGGGAGACGGCGACTCGGCGAGCGTCTTCGTCCTGGCCGAGGACGGCCAGCGCGCGACGCGGCGCCGGGTGCGCGTGGCGTTCCTCTCCTCCGAGGACGGCCGCGCGGCGTTGTCCGAGGGCGTCGAGGCGGGCGCCCGGGTCGTCACCGATGGGGTGTCCTTCCTGCGCGAGGGCCAGCCGGTGGCGGTGGTGGAGGCGCGATGA
- a CDS encoding GIY-YIG nuclease family protein, which produces MSSRIASLLDHVRAHAENRPGVYRMLGPSSEVLYVGKSVRVRSRLLSYFRAEPGEKAADIIGHAHHVEWEHTPSEFAALLRELRLIKQHRPLYNVEHKRDRGHCFLHLTKEAVPRLHVVGRVNGASGDYYGPFHGPGAVSEVVRAVNDLLELRDCAADTPMRLADQGQLFPVKLEPLCMRGQLSRCLSPCAAGCTQAEYHARVTQARAFLEGTSDAPLVLLRERMALAARRLQFEYAAELRDRAERLEALRGWMVSLGRTMKRLSFVYTVPGYAGEDRVYILRRGSVRDERPAPRTPEEHAALAARAREVFERPEPETLGLKAHEAQEVMLIARWFHLHPEQLEHGAAPPA; this is translated from the coding sequence ATGTCTTCCCGCATCGCCTCGCTCCTCGACCACGTCCGCGCGCATGCCGAGAACCGGCCCGGCGTCTACCGGATGCTGGGCCCGTCGAGCGAGGTGCTGTACGTGGGCAAGTCCGTGCGCGTGCGCTCGCGGCTGCTCTCCTACTTCCGCGCGGAGCCGGGCGAGAAGGCCGCGGACATCATCGGCCACGCGCATCACGTCGAGTGGGAGCACACGCCCAGCGAGTTCGCCGCGCTGCTGCGCGAGCTGCGCCTCATCAAGCAGCACCGCCCCCTCTACAACGTGGAGCACAAGCGCGACCGGGGGCACTGCTTCCTGCACCTCACGAAGGAGGCCGTCCCGCGCCTGCACGTGGTGGGACGCGTCAATGGCGCGAGCGGCGACTACTACGGCCCCTTCCACGGCCCGGGCGCGGTGTCCGAGGTGGTCCGCGCGGTGAACGACCTGCTCGAGCTGCGCGACTGCGCCGCGGACACACCGATGCGCCTGGCGGACCAGGGCCAGCTCTTCCCGGTGAAGCTGGAGCCCCTGTGCATGCGCGGGCAGCTCTCGCGCTGCCTGTCGCCCTGCGCCGCGGGCTGCACACAGGCGGAGTACCACGCCCGCGTCACCCAGGCCCGGGCCTTCCTGGAGGGGACGTCCGACGCGCCGCTGGTGCTCCTGCGCGAGCGCATGGCCCTGGCCGCGCGCCGCCTCCAGTTCGAGTACGCCGCGGAGCTGAGGGACCGCGCGGAGCGGCTGGAGGCGCTGCGCGGGTGGATGGTCTCCCTGGGTCGGACGATGAAGCGCCTGTCCTTCGTGTACACCGTGCCGGGTTACGCCGGAGAGGACCGCGTCTACATCCTGCGACGTGGCAGCGTGCGCGATGAGCGCCCCGCGCCCCGCACACCCGAGGAACACGCAGCGCTCGCCGCCCGCGCGCGGGAAGTCTTCGAGCGCCCCGAGCCCGAGACGCTCGGCCTCAAGGCCCACGAGGCGCAGGAGGTGATGCTCATCGCGCGCTGGTTCCACCTGCACCCCGAACAGCTCGAGCACGGCGCCGCGCCTCCGGCGTGA